In the Methanobacterium sp. genome, GCATCTGAAGTTTCAAAAACTGTAAGAGAAGTTATAACAAAAATCAATACCATGAACAGTGATGAACAACTTAAAGAGCTTGAGAAACTTGGAGGCATGGTGGTGGAGGAAAAAAAAGTTGCTCCCAAAGGACTTGCTGATTTACCTGAAGTTAAAGGAGAAGTTGTTTTAAGGTTTGCTCCAAATCCAAGCGGTCCACTCCATATAGGACATGCAAGAGCTGCAATTTTAAATAATGAATATCTTAAAAAATACGGTGGTAAACTGGTGCTTCGTATGGAGGATACAGACCCAAGAAGGGTGTATCCTGATGCTTATAAAATGATAGAAGAAGATCTGGCCTGGATGGATATTAAGATAGATGAAAAAGTCATACAAAGC is a window encoding:
- a CDS encoding glutamate--tRNA ligase family protein yields the protein MESLKDIAYKYALQNAVKHKGTAQNGAVIGMIMSSHPEFRKEASEVSKTVREVITKINTMNSDEQLKELEKLGGMVVEEKKVAPKGLADLPEVKGEVVLRFAPNPSGPLHIGHARAAILNNEYLKKYGGKLVLRMEDTDPRRVYPDAYKMIEEDLAWMDIKIDEKVIQSDRIPIYYEYARKLIKLGGAYMCTCEGGEFKNLKDQSKACPCRDRGIKENLRLWKEMDRMSEGDAVLRVKTDIEHKNPAIRDFPA